TCCACGCGCGCAGCCGATCGCGGCCGCGATTTGCGTCCTCAACATAGTCTCTCGTCCTCCGTTCGAGAGGGCCTGACGGATATGGACGGCGGACAAAGATTCCCCGTTCCCGGCGAGACTCACTCTTGCCGGGTGGTTCACTCTCGACTATGTTGGAAGCTGTTCAGGCGGTTCCAACAAAGCCGTTTCCGAAATCCGAAAACCCCTTGCCGCTGCGAACGGCTAGGGGTTTTTCATTTCATGCCCTCTGCTTCTGCTCGAAATAAAACCTCAACGCTTGCTCTATGATGGGTGTGCGACCTCGCACCCCCTCGGCTTCCTTGGTCTTGTCGATTAGCTCGATCAATTCTTCCGGAAGATAGGTGTTGACCAACTGACGACCGGCCGCGATCTGACGTGCCCGATGGGCTGCGACCTTCTCTTTGACTGGTTGTGGTTGCCTATTCATAGTTAGATGAAACCGCGATTTGCTCCGATTCTGCAACCCCTTATTTCTAAGTTGCGGAAATCTCGCGCAAATCGGCGGCCGTGGAGAGTGCCGACACGGCCTCAAAGTCAATTTGAGGCCGACTCACCAAGCGCCCGGTAGAGCGTGGCGCGATGCACGCCCAAGAGCCGGGCAACCTCAGCAACCGGCTTATTCTCCTGACTGATGAGTTGGCGCGCGTGTGCGATCTGCTCGGCTGACAGGGCAGGGGAGGGGCCGAACCGCACGCCCCGCGCCTTCGCCGCGATCCGGCCGGCGCTCGTTCGCTCCACGATCAAACTACGCTCGAAATCCGCGATGCCGGCAAACACGGTCAACACCATGCGCCCGGCTGGCGTCGTCGTGTCGGCCCACGGCTCGGCCAGCGAGCGCAGGCCAGCGCCGGCCGCCTTGATCCGCTCCGAGATCGCCAGAAGGTCGCCGGTCGATCGGGCGAGGCGGTCTAGCCTGGTGATCGTCACCACATCGCCGGCTCGTAGATGGTCGAGCATCCGCGCCAGCGCGGGCCGATCGCGCTTCGCTCCGGACGCCTTTTCTTCAAAGATGCGGACGCAGCCCGCAGCGCCCAGGGCGGCCCGCTGCTGGTCGAGGTTCTGGCCGCGCGTCGAGACGCGAGCATAGCCGATGAACACGCGGGCGGCGTCGGAATCCAGTTGGCTGGTCATACCTCCCTCCTGTCGCAAATCATGTCGCGAATGATTTAGCACTCGCGACAATGATGCGCGACACGAAAAGCCCTGATTTACCGGGGGCGGTCGATCTGTCGCGGGTTTTAGAGTTTCCGCGACACTTGGAACAGGCGCATACTTTAAATCATACGCACAGCCCTGGGCGTGAAACCCCGAGTGAATATATTTATAACACCACTTCCTAAAATTAACGTGACGTAAAGCAATCTTCGTAAAATCTTGGAGGCAAGATATCACGCGGGAAGACTCACCGAATTTTAGGTGTTTACGGGCCCGCCTAACTTGGGGATTGCAATGCTTGGATTGGGTGCAGGTACCGACGCGAAAGCGGTTCTGGAGGCGATGAGCAAGTCGCAGGCAATTATTGAATTCAAGCCTGACGGGACGATCATCACGGCGAACGAGAACTTCTGCCACGCCATCGGCTACCAGCTATCGGAAATCGTCGGCCAGCATCACCGTATGTTCATCGAGCAGGCGGAAGCCGCCTCGCCGGAATACAGGGAGTTCTGGGCCAAACTTGCGCGTGGCGAATTCGACCGGCGCCAGTACAAGCGCATCGGCAAGGGCGGCAAGGAAATCTGGATCGAAGCGTCCTACAATCCGGTCTTGCGTGGCGACAAGGTCTACAAGGTCGTGAAGTTCGCGACCGATATTACCGAGCGGCAACTGAAGAGCGCGGAAGACGCTGGGAAGCTGAATGCGATTTCCCGCGCGCAGGCCGTTATCGAGTTCACGCCGAAGGGCGAGATCCTGACGGCGAACGAAAACTTCCTCAGCACGCTCGGCTATCAACTTTCGGACGTACAGGGCAAGCACCACGCCATGTTCTGCGAGCAGGACTACGTGAACAGCGAGGGATATCGGCAGTTCTGGAGCAGGCTGGCCACAGGTGAGTTCATCTCGGACGAATTCCTGCGCATCGGCCGGGGCGGCAAGCGGGTTTATATCCAGGCTTCCTACAACCCCATTTTCGACATGAACGGAAAAGTCTTCAAAGTCGTCAAGTTCGCCACGGACGTGACGCAGCGGGTGGACAACGTCAACCATCTGGCCAATGTGCTGACCGCACTCTCGGACGGCAATCTGACGGTGAAGCTGGAAACACCGTTCTTGCCGAGCCTGGAAAAGCTGCGGGTGGACTTCAACGGAGCAGTGGCGAAACTGCGCGGCACGTTGCAGACCATCTCGGAAAATGCCGGAGCGATTGCGGCTGCCTCCCAGCAGATCCAGTCCGCATCGAACGATCTGTCCAAGCGGACGGAGCAGCAGGCGGCCTCCGTGGAAGAAACCGCCGCAGCCCTTGAGGAAATCACGACGACGGTCGCCGATTCCAGCCATCGGGCACAGGAAGCCGGTCAACTGGTGCGCCGGACGAAGGACAGTGCCGAGCGTTCCGGCGATGTCGTGGGTCAGGCCGTGGAGGCGATGGGCAAGATCGAGAAGTCCGCAGGCGAGATTGCCAACATCATCGGTGTAATCGACGAGATCGCCTTCCAGACCAACCTTCTGGCGCTGAATGCCGGTGTCGAGGCGGCGCGAGCCGGCGACGCGGGCAAGGGCTTTGCGGTCGTTGCACAAGAGGTGCGTGAACTTGCCCAGCGCTCCGCCAAGGCGGCCAAAGAAATCAAGGGCCTGATTGATGCGTCAAACGCCCATGTACAGAGCGGCGTGGCGCTCGTCGGTACGACGGGCAAGGCGTTGCAGGAAATCGTAGCACAGGTCGTGCAGGTTGACACCAATGTCGGCGCCATCGTCGAGGCCTCCAAGGAGCAGGCCACCGGCCTCAAGGAAATCAACACGGCGGTCAACACCATGGATCAGGGCACGCAGCAGAATGCGGCCATGGTGGAGGAAACCACAGCCGCTGCCCACAGCCTCGCGAACGAAGCCGACCAGCTCTTCCAGTTGCTCGGCCAGTTCAATATCGGTTCGGGTGGCGGCACGCATCGCGCTACCAAAGCCTCAGCGCCTTCGAAGCCTGTCTCGGCAGTCCGTCAGATGACGGCCAGAGTCAGCCAGGCCTTTAACGGCAACGCCGCCCTGAAGGCCGAGAGCTGGGAGGAGTTCTGATGGCGGCCAAGGCTTATGCTGGCGACAATATGGGAAACGTGCTGCCGTTTACGCGAAACGCTGCGGTGAAACATCCACAGCATCGCACTCCATCGGAGGTGACCACCCTCGCGGACTACGAAGCGCTGCGCGACGACCTGAAGAGGCTGAACGTAGACCTTGCAACGCTGAAACAAAAGCTTCAATTCGTGCGCACCTGCGAGATCGGGGAGACGGTCAACTGACAAACGGACCCGTAACGCACATGCATGGATGACGGAGGGCCATTATTCTGGAAATACGAAAACGTATCCGGCTTCACGAATTGCGGGTGGGAATGTTTGTCGAGGAACTGGAGAACCCGCCCCAGCGCACGGACGATCGGTTCAGCCCATTCTTGATTTCAACACCCTCAGAGATCGCTGGGCTGATGCGCTTCAAGGTTATGAGCGTTGTCATCAACGTTCAAAAGGGCCTCGATATCCATCACCGGACACCGCAGGCAGCCCCCTTCAACCGACAAGCTGTCGAGGCTGACCTTCTTTCAAATTTCTCGCGGCAGGACGTCGAGACAGCAAGACAATCCATCGAGGACACAAAGCCGGATATCCAAAGTGTATTGGCGGAAGCCAGAATCAGGGGCGGGTTTGCCGCCAAGGCGGCAAGTGAGGCCGTTGAACGGATCATGGCATCGGCGATGCACAACGCGGGCGCGCTCATCGGGGTCGCCAAGCTAAAGGCCAGTGACCAAGTAACGTATCTTCATTCACTCGCCGTAAGCGCGCTGATGATCACCTTCGGCCGAAATCTGGGGCTCGATGAAAATGATGTGCGGCTTCTTGGAATTGGCGGTCTAGTCCATGATCTCGGCAAAATGACGCTGCCACGCTCCATACTGATGAAGTCCGGGAAGCTGACGGCCGAGGAAACAGGGATTATGCAGACACACCCACAGCGCGGCTATCAGTTAATCTCCAAGGTCGAGGACACCCCGCAAGAAGTGCTCGATATTTGCCTCTTTCATCACGAGAAAATCGATGGGGCAGGCTATCCACGCCGTTTGGTCGGAACGCAGATTCCGTACTTCGCGCGGATCGCCGCCATTTGTGATGTCTATGATGCCCTCACAACGATCCGGCCTTACAAGAGAGCGCTATCGCAAGGAGAGGCGATCGATCTGATGATCGCCTCCGAAGGGCATTTCGATCGTGAACTTCTGTCAGCCTTCTTATCGAAGATGATAATCAACGGCACAATTCATTAGATGGCGTCGTTCAACAAAGACTGAGCGCTGCGCATCAAATTCTCCGGCCTATTCCTGAGCTGGCACTGGCACGGTGATCGTGCATTTCTGATCCTTCCCCGTCTGCCTGGCTTTCTCCAGGCACGCGGAAATCTCCCCGCCGCTGGCCTCATAGAACCCCGCACCCCATTGCAGCTTCTTGACGCCAAGAGGATCGACGGAATTGATCATGGCATAGGCCGCGTTGATGCGGTCGTTACCCATGACAAGGCTCGCAACGCGGCTGTCGGCCGAGAAGGGCAGGAAGCGCGGCAACAGCAAAATCAGCAATATTCCGGCGAACACCCCGATAATGCCGGCCATCCACATACGGAAATCCTGATCCTTCCGATGAAAGGCTTGTCTGTTATGGGAGGCAAGAACGCTGCTGATGCGCTCGAGGTCAGACGCCTGGCGCTCGAGCTGCTGCACGGCGGTCCTCACCAGACCGTCGCCGCTGCGCTCGAGCGCCGTCGCATAGTGCTGCGCCCCCTGCCGGAGAATGGGTGACTGCTCGACGCCCTGCAGGCGCTCCCCAAAATGGGCGAGCTGCTGCACGATCTGCGCCAGTTCCGGCTTGTAGTCCTGCGCCGGCCCCTGCCGGTCAAATTCTTCAAAGGCGGCTTCCACGCCCTTGCGGATGGTGGTCATTTCCCGCGTGAGATCACCGGCGAGACTTTCGACCGTTTCCCGTAGCGCATCGAAGGCGGCGGCCGGGTCGCCGGCGTCGTCGGCCGATCCGTTCGGCCCAAATTCGTCCCTGTCGTCGTCCAGTTCCGTCATGCTCTCTCCTGCCTACATTTCCATGCCAATGCCCCGGCTGAGATGCTGGCCGCGTGACATTTCCTCTTGCAGCGCGCGGGCGATGCTTTGTTCCCGACGCAGCTCATGACCGATTCCAAGCTCCCGGCTGCGATTCCGCACAATGGACTCTGCCTGCGGATCGCGCTCAAGACTCTTGGCAAGGCCGCTCATCTGGTTTTCGACCTTGCCGCGTGCCTCGTCGTGCTGCCAGCCGCGAAGTTCCCGGCGCTGGCCCTGTAGCTCCTGCCAGCGGTTCACGAACCGCTCGGCCCTGACATTGGGGTCTTGCAGCGCGGCATTTTCGTGCTTCATGCCCTCGATGACTTGGGCGACGCGCTCCCGGCCGGAAAGTTCGGTCATGGCGCGCGCCGTCGCCGGATCGTTTTGCAGCGTCGAGCGCATCAAATCTTTCATGCCGTCGCGCACCTGGTCGAGCTGCTGGCCGGCCGCGCGCATTTCCTGCCGCTGCATGTCGAGAACCGGCAGGCCCTCGCGCTGGTGCTGGTCGATCGACTGATAGGCTCGCGCATAGCGGTCAACGGCCGCCTCAAGCGGCGACTGCCGCCGCGCCCGCTCGGCAAGCCGGTCTTGCGCCGGCGCCGGCCGCAAGCTCCCCTCTCTTTCCGGCCGCTGCTCCGCCCGCGAAGGCTCGCCGCGCTCCTGGGAGGACTGAGGACGCGCACTGAGCTTGAGGCCGGAAAACATGCCGCGCCGCTGCTTCTCGGCCTGCTGGTCGATCTGCGGGCCGTTTTCGCCGGCGAGATCCTCGCGAGGATCTGCACGAAGATCCTGCGCGAGATCTGCGCGAACTTTTTGCGAGGATCTCGGCGCGCGGTCCTCGATGCGCTCCCGCTCGGCCGTCGACTCCCTGTCCGGACGTAGCTCTGCACGATCGCGCGGAATCTCGATTTCGCTGCGAACACCCATTTGCTCCGCGATCCCGCGCCGCTCGGCAAAGTCGCGGGTATAATCGAGCGTGGTTTCCTTCACGCCCGACCGGGACAGGCGGCGTTCAAGCTGGCTATAGGCCAGCTCGCCGGCGTCCTGAACCTTCCATGTGTTGCGGTGCGTCTGCGTGCCATCCGGCAAGGTGACGGGCGTGGAACCCTCATGCTGTAGGCCGATCTTCTCCCCGATCTCCGGCGCGCGCTCCGCGCCCTTCATGGCGCGCTCAAGATCGACGCCCCATAGGGTGCGCTGCTCGCCCTTGTCGTTTTCCAGCGTCACGAAATAGCTGTCGGACTTCTGCGGATCGTGCTCATAGGGCGCGGCCCCATGCCCGACCAGGCGGCCGGCATTGGTGAACTCGTCCTGGGCGGCGTAGAGCTGCACGCCGTCACGATGCCGGGTCATGGCGACATAGGTTAGATGCCGGTCCATCGTGCCCGACGCCATCACATAGGACCGATCGACCGTCGCGCCCTGGTTCTTGTGAATCGTCGTCGCATAGCCGTGGTCGATCGCCTGATAGTCGCCCATCGGCACGCTGACGCTATCGCCGCCCCGGCCGTCGAGCTGCGCGACGATGCGGCCGGCCTCGACATGCTCGACGGTGCCAAGCATCCCGTTTTTCACGCCAAGGTCGCGATTGTTCTCAAGGAAGACGATGCGGTCGCCCGGCGCGAACTCCCGCTTGCCGTCATTGGTCTGGAAGGTCAGCGCGCCGGCGTCCTCGCCCTGCGCCAGCTCGCCCCGGTCCTGTAGCTCGGCCCGGATCGCGTCATTGATCGCGCGCACATCGGCCCGGCGATGCGCCATCGCAACCCGGGTGCCGTCCGGACGCTGATCGCGATCGGCAAGGTAATCGCGCACGATCTCGCCCCG
This genomic window from Roseateles sp. XES5 contains:
- a CDS encoding PAS domain-containing methyl-accepting chemotaxis protein; translation: MLGLGAGTDAKAVLEAMSKSQAIIEFKPDGTIITANENFCHAIGYQLSEIVGQHHRMFIEQAEAASPEYREFWAKLARGEFDRRQYKRIGKGGKEIWIEASYNPVLRGDKVYKVVKFATDITERQLKSAEDAGKLNAISRAQAVIEFTPKGEILTANENFLSTLGYQLSDVQGKHHAMFCEQDYVNSEGYRQFWSRLATGEFISDEFLRIGRGGKRVYIQASYNPIFDMNGKVFKVVKFATDVTQRVDNVNHLANVLTALSDGNLTVKLETPFLPSLEKLRVDFNGAVAKLRGTLQTISENAGAIAAASQQIQSASNDLSKRTEQQAASVEETAAALEEITTTVADSSHRAQEAGQLVRRTKDSAERSGDVVGQAVEAMGKIEKSAGEIANIIGVIDEIAFQTNLLALNAGVEAARAGDAGKGFAVVAQEVRELAQRSAKAAKEIKGLIDASNAHVQSGVALVGTTGKALQEIVAQVVQVDTNVGAIVEASKEQATGLKEINTAVNTMDQGTQQNAAMVEETTAAAHSLANEADQLFQLLGQFNIGSGGGTHRATKASAPSKPVSAVRQMTARVSQAFNGNAALKAESWEEF
- a CDS encoding HD-GYP domain-containing protein, giving the protein MRLHELRVGMFVEELENPPQRTDDRFSPFLISTPSEIAGLMRFKVMSVVINVQKGLDIHHRTPQAAPFNRQAVEADLLSNFSRQDVETARQSIEDTKPDIQSVLAEARIRGGFAAKAASEAVERIMASAMHNAGALIGVAKLKASDQVTYLHSLAVSALMITFGRNLGLDENDVRLLGIGGLVHDLGKMTLPRSILMKSGKLTAEETGIMQTHPQRGYQLISKVEDTPQEVLDICLFHHEKIDGAGYPRRLVGTQIPYFARIAAICDVYDALTTIRPYKRALSQGEAIDLMIASEGHFDRELLSAFLSKMIINGTIH
- the traA gene encoding Ti-type conjugative transfer relaxase TraA, coding for MAIYHLSMKPVSRASGRSAVASMAYRAGEKLTNERDGITHDYTAKQGVEHAEIVLPEGVNADWARDRSDLWNAAEFAEKRKDARVAREFEIALPHELSAEQRLEATREFAQELANRYGAAVDFAIHAPHDASDVRNHHAHVMMTTRQVGESGLGEKTYLERENKWLLAHDLPTTDMQLRDLRQRWEGIANERLAMAGLDIRIDHRSHMERGLEIAPTEHMGVHASQMERRGLDVSRTRLDEDAARRNAELIREKPEQVLTLITGEKSVFDRHDVARALHRYINDDPQEFQSAFAKVMASLALVELQPERADPATGEIELARYSTREMVEIESGMIESAQRMHGAHGHGVDRRHVERAIERQDTAIQRSAGDASARLSDEQRRAIEHITGPERIAAVVGYAGAGKSTMLAAAREAWEAEGYTVHGAALSGKAAEGLEESSGIQSRTLASWSRGWDNDRGQLGRSDVFVIDEAGMVGSRQLSRFVTEAEARGAKIVLVGDHEQLQAIGAGAPFRAITEEIGHAELSEIRRQRVDWQREASVDFATHRTAEGLAAYHEHGNISFTEAAEGARGEIVRDYLADRDQRPDGTRVAMAHRRADVRAINDAIRAELQDRGELAQGEDAGALTFQTNDGKREFAPGDRIVFLENNRDLGVKNGMLGTVEHVEAGRIVAQLDGRGGDSVSVPMGDYQAIDHGYATTIHKNQGATVDRSYVMASGTMDRHLTYVAMTRHRDGVQLYAAQDEFTNAGRLVGHGAAPYEHDPQKSDSYFVTLENDKGEQRTLWGVDLERAMKGAERAPEIGEKIGLQHEGSTPVTLPDGTQTHRNTWKVQDAGELAYSQLERRLSRSGVKETTLDYTRDFAERRGIAEQMGVRSEIEIPRDRAELRPDRESTAERERIEDRAPRSSQKVRADLAQDLRADPREDLAGENGPQIDQQAEKQRRGMFSGLKLSARPQSSQERGEPSRAEQRPEREGSLRPAPAQDRLAERARRQSPLEAAVDRYARAYQSIDQHQREGLPVLDMQRQEMRAAGQQLDQVRDGMKDLMRSTLQNDPATARAMTELSGRERVAQVIEGMKHENAALQDPNVRAERFVNRWQELQGQRRELRGWQHDEARGKVENQMSGLAKSLERDPQAESIVRNRSRELGIGHELRREQSIARALQEEMSRGQHLSRGIGMEM
- a CDS encoding recombinase family protein, with the protein product MTSQLDSDAARVFIGYARVSTRGQNLDQQRAALGAAGCVRIFEEKASGAKRDRPALARMLDHLRAGDVVTITRLDRLARSTGDLLAISERIKAAGAGLRSLAEPWADTTTPAGRMVLTVFAGIADFERSLIVERTSAGRIAAKARGVRFGPSPALSAEQIAHARQLISQENKPVAEVARLLGVHRATLYRALGESASN
- a CDS encoding ribbon-helix-helix protein, CopG family — protein: MNRQPQPVKEKVAAHRARQIAAGRQLVNTYLPEELIELIDKTKEAEGVRGRTPIIEQALRFYFEQKQRA
- a CDS encoding DUF6118 family protein; translation: MTELDDDRDEFGPNGSADDAGDPAAAFDALRETVESLAGDLTREMTTIRKGVEAAFEEFDRQGPAQDYKPELAQIVQQLAHFGERLQGVEQSPILRQGAQHYATALERSGDGLVRTAVQQLERQASDLERISSVLASHNRQAFHRKDQDFRMWMAGIIGVFAGILLILLLPRFLPFSADSRVASLVMGNDRINAAYAMINSVDPLGVKKLQWGAGFYEASGGEISACLEKARQTGKDQKCTITVPVPAQE